Below is a genomic region from Anoxybacillus flavithermus.
ACCAGTGATACTTGCACATGATTTGTTAGGGGAAGAAAGATGAAACTAAAAATAGGAATCGTTTGCTATCCGTCAGTTGGCGGATCTGGAGTGGTTGCGACGGAATTAGGGAAAATGCTTGCTGAACGCGGGCATGACATTCATTTTATTTCGTCAAGCATTCCATTTCGACTAAACAAAGTATATCCAAATATTTACTATCATGAGGTAACAGTCAACCCGTATTCTGTATTTCAATATCCGCCATACGACTTAGCGTTGGCGAGTAAAATTGCGGAAGTTGCGAAGCGAGAAGAGCTCGACATCATTCATGCTCACTACGCTGTTCCACATGCTCTTTGCGCCTTTTTAGCGAAACAAATGGTTGGTGACCATTTGAAAATCGTGACGACGTTGCACGGTACAGACATTACCGTCCTCGGATACGACCCGTCATTAAGCGATTTAATTAAATTTGGCATCGAGCAATCCGATGTCGTCACAGCAGTATCGAATGCGTTAGCGGTTCAAACATATGAATTGCTTGACGTGCAAAAGCCGATTCAAACGGTATACAACTTTGTTGATGAACGTGTATACAGCAGACGGCGAAATGATGAGCTCCGTCGTCAATACGGCATCGCACCGCACGAAAAAGTAGTTATTCACGTGTCGAACTTTCGGAAAGTGAAGCGGGTATGCGATGTCGTTCGTACGTTTGCGCTCGTCGTCAAACAAGTACCTGCAAAATTGCTTCTTGTCGGTGATGGGCCAGAAATGACGGTCGTTTGTCGCCTTGTAAAAGAATTAAATTTATGCGATCACGTTCGTTTTCTAGGAAAGCAAGAAAATTTAGCGGAATTGTATTCCATTAGTGACGTGAAATTGTTATTGTCCGAAAAAGAAAGTTTCGGTCTCGTTTTACTGGAAGCGATGGCATGTCGAGTTCCATGCGTCGGAACAGCGATCGGTGGCATTCCTGAAGTAATTGAAGATGGCAAAAACGGCTTTTTATGCGCGCTCGGTGATATAAACGATGCGGCGCGTCAAACGCTTCGTTTACTGACGGATGAAACACTTCGCGAGACAATGGGGAAAAACGCATATGAGGCGGTATACGAAAAATTTTATTCTGAGCGAATTGTGGCACAATATGAACATATTTATTTTCAACTTAAAGGGGAAGAACGATGAACGAACAGTTTCGGCAGGCGCTCTCTGTCATTGAAACGTTAAAACGCCATGGACATGAAGCGTATTTTGTCGGTGGTGCAGTTCGCGACTATTTGTTACAAAGACCGATTGGAGACATTGATATTGCGACATCGGCCCATCCGCAAGAAGTGATGGCCATTTTTCCTAGAACGGTTCCTGTTGGCATTGCGCATGGCACAGTAATGGTCATTGAACGTGGCATTTCTTATGAAGTGACGACATTTCGAAAAGAAGGGCGGTATGAAGATTACCGAAGACCGAAAGATGTCACGTTCGTTCGTTCTCTTAACGAAGATTTGCAACGGCGCGATTTTACGATGAATGCGATCGCAATGAACGAGTACGGTGAGATCATCGATCCGTTCGGAGGAGTGGAAGCATTAAAGCAGCGCATCATTGAAACAGTTGGAGATCCTGCTGAACGCTTTAATGAAGATGCGTTGCGGATGATGCGAGCGCTTCGATTTGTCAGTCAACTCGGCTTTTCTTTGTCAACAGAGACGAAACAAGCGATTATACGGTACGGCCATTTATTACAACATATCGCCGTTGAGCGCATTGCTGTTGAATTTGAGAAATTGCTACTCGGTCCATTTGTATCGAAAGCGATCGCACTTCTCGTTGAAACGAATTTATTCGCTTACTTGCCTGAGCTTGCAACAAAAAAAGAGGAGCTGATCAAGCTAAGTAGTTATTCTTTAGTACCAGTCGATCGCGTTGAAGCGTGGGCACGATTTGCATTTGTCGTTCACTTTCATCGTGAACAATTAAAAAATTGGAAATTGTCGAATCATCTCATTCGTGACATCTTGATTTGTTTGAAGGCGCTTGAACATATTCGCTCACTTACGGACTGGACAATCGATGCATTATACGAGTATGGACCGTACATTCCGCACATTGAACGTATACGTGCAGCTGTTTATAACGACAAACCGTCTGTTCACTCGTTATTGAAACAATGGGAAATGCTTCCGATTCGCAATCGAAAAGAGTTGGCGATCAACGGTCATGATTTACTCATTTTATTTGGGAAAAAAGGCGGTCCTTGGTTATCGGAAATGATTGAAAACATCGAGCGTGCCGTACTTCATCGTCAAGTAGAAAATGAGAAAGAGAAGTTAAAGGAGTGGGCGATGTGCAATCAGAAACGAGAAAACAATTGTTAAAACTATTTACAGAAGCAGGCGAAACATTTTTGTCCGGGCAAAAAATTAGCGAGCAGCTCGGGTGCTCACGAACAGCTATTTGGAAACATATCGAAGACTTAAGAAAAGAAGGATTTGAAGTTGAAGCGGTTCGCAAGCTCGGCTATCGCTTAAAACAAATGCCAGATAAACTAAACGCCAATGAACTACAACTCGGATTAAAAACGAAACGTTTTGGCTGGAGTGTATACGATCAAGAAAGCGTGCCGTCAACACAACAATTGGCTCATCAACTTGCCCATGAAGGCGCCGAAGAAGGGACGGTTGTCATTGCCGAAGAACAAACGGCAGGAAGAGGCCGTTTAAATCGGTCATGGCATTCACCGAAAGGAACAGGAATTTGGATGAGCATCATTTTACGTCCGTCCATTCCGCTACAGCAAGCTCCTCAATTAACTCTTTTAGTGGCTGTTGCGGTCGCTGAAACGATCCAAGAAATAACAAATATCGTACCGGACATTAAATGGCCAAACGATGTATTAATCAATGGTAAAAAAGTCGTTGGCATTTTAACGGAATTACAAGCCGATCCCGATCAAGTGCGAGCAGTCATCGTCGGCATCGGCATGAACGTCAATCAAAAACAGTTTCCAAACGATATTGCTCCCATTGCGACATCACTTGCGATTGAAACGGGACGAACGTTCCATCGGCCGAAAGTTGTTCAAACGTTATTGCAAAAATTAGAACAGTTATACGAACAATATTTACAACATGGTTTTTTACCGATTAAACTGTTGTGGGAAGGCTATTCGGTAACGATCGGTCAACAAATTGTAGCGCGTACATTAAACGGAGCTATTCGTGGTGTAGCACTTGGCATTACAGATTCGGGCACGTTAAAAGTGCAAACAGAAGACGGAGCCATTCATTACATTTACTCTGCGGATATTGAAATAAAAAAACAGTAGGAAAATTTCGAAATATTTGTTAAAATGAAAGCGGTTGACATTGGGCAGTATCTTTGTAAGAACTGCACCACATATACGACATATTGAAGATCATTTCTGCCTTGATCCGATGAAACGGACGGGGACAGAGGGATGGAGTAGAACAAAGGTCCTTCTTTCTCATTTTGGCAGAAAGAAGGCTTTTTTTATCCATTTCCTCTGCATATGAGAGGAGGATATTAATGAAAACAAAATTAGATTTTCTCAACATGAAAAAAAATCATGAGCCAATCGTTATGCTGACAGCTTACGATTACCCGTCAGCAAAACTAGCTGAGGCGGCCGGTGTTGACATGATTTTAGTTGGCGATTCACTCGGCATGGTCGTATTAGGATACGACTCAACGATTCCTGTGACGGTTGCAGATATGATCCATCATACGAAAGCCGTTCGCCGTGGCGCCCCACATACGTTTATCGTGACAGATATGCCTTTTATGTCTTACAGTACGGTGAACGATGCGTTACAACATGCAAAAGCGATCATGCAACAATCAGGGGCCAATGCTGTCAAAGTGGAAGGGGCAGGTTCGGTGTTAGAAGTAATTGCTGCTTTAACACAATCAGGTGTACCTGTTGTTGCTCACCTCGGCTTAACGCCACAATCGGTCGGGGTGTTAGGTGGATATAAAGTACAAGGAAAAGATGCTGAAAGTGCTCGACGTCTTCTAGAGGAAGCAAAAGCGTGCGAGCAAGCAGGGGCGATCGCGCTCGTTTTAGAATGTGTGCCGAAGCAACTTGGCGAAGCGATTACGAAACAACTAGCCATCCCGACAATCGGTATTGGAGCGGGAGTTGGTACGGATGGGCAAGTGCTCGTCTATCATGATGTGCTCGGATATGGTGTAGAACGCGTTCCGAAATTCGTTAAACAATATGCGAACGTTCAGCAAACGATGCAGCAAGCGCTAGCCGAGTATGTGGCTGACGTCAAAACACGCCAATTCCCAAGCGATGAGCAATCATTTACGATGAACGAACAACAATGGCTAGCGTTATACGGAGGGAAGTAATTGTGATTACAATCGAAAAAATCGAACAGATGCAAGCCTGTATAATGGCTGAGCGTCAAAAAGGAAAAACGATCGGCTTTGTGCCAACGATGGGATACTTGCATGAAGGTCATGTGGCGTTGTTGGAACGGGCACGCAAGGAAAATGACATCGTTGTTTTAAGCATTTTTGTTAACCCGCTTCAATTTGGACCAAACGAAGATTTCGATCGTTATCCACGTGATTTTGAGCACGATTATAAAATAGCTGAACGAGCAGGTGTGGACATTATATTTTATCCTTCTGTGACAGAAATGTATCCGCATGAACCGTCGGTCACAGTAAAAGTGCATGAACGAGTAGATGTGCTTTGTGGAAAGTCCCGCCCTGGTCATTTTGACGGTGTCGCAACGGTTGTGACGAAGCTGTTTCATATCGTCATGCCACATCGCGCATATTTCGGGCTGAAAGATGCGCAACAAGTGGCGGTCATCGACGGACTTATCCGCGATTTCCATTTTCCGATCGAACTCGTTGCTGTTCCGACAGTACGTGAAGACGATGGCCTTGCAAAAAGCTCACGCAACGTGTATTTAAGCGAGCAAGAACGGCAAGAAGCTCCGGCGTTATATGCTGCTTTACAAAAAGGAAAAGCGCTCATTGAAGCAGGAGAACGTGACGTGGAGACCGTACGAAAAGCGATTGTGCACCATATTGAGCAACATACAACCGGTGTCATCGATTACGTTGAAGTTTATTCGTATCCAGAGTTAAAGCCACTCGAGACGTTACAAGGAAAGATCATCCTTGCGCTCGCTGTGCGGTTTACAAATGCGCGTTTGATTGATAATATCGTTATGAACGTACAATAAGGGGGAAACATCATGTTTCGCACGTTAATGAACGCTAAAATTCATCGTGCTCGTGTGACGGAAGCCAATTTAAATTATGTCGGTAGCATTACGATCGATGAAGATATTTTAGATGCAGTCGGCATGGTTCCAAATGAGAAAGTACAAATTGTAAATAATAACAATGGAGCACGATTTGAAACGTATATTATTCCTGGTGAAAGAGGAAGCGGTGTGTTTTGTTTAAACGGAGCAGCAGCTCGTCTCGTGCAAAAAGATGATATTATCATCGTCATTTCATACGTACTCGTACCAGAAGAAAAATTAACATCACACCGTCCGAAAATTGCGATTATGGACGAGCATAACCGCATTAAAGAACTCATTGTCCAAGAGCCGGCGGCGACCGTTTTATAACGGGCGCCATGCCGCCTCTTTTTATTTGTCACATACATGCGAGGTGGAAAATAGATGAATGATCGCTTTGTCGTCGTCGATATTGAAACGACAGGAAATGCCCCGAAAAAAGAAGATCGCATCATCCAAATCGGTTTTGTCGTCATCGAGGGCGACAAAGTTAAAAAACGTTTTTCAACATTTGTTCAGCCAGAGCGGGATATTCCGCTGTTTATTCAACAACTAACAGGTATTGATCATGCGATGGTGCATGATGCGCCGCCGTTCCAACATATTGCGGCGATGCTTGTTGAACAATGGGAAGGAGCTTATTTTGTCGCGCATAACGTTCAGTTCGACTGGGCATTTTTACAAGAGGAATTTATTCGTAGCGGAATACAACCACCGACATGTCGGCTTTTAGATACGGTAGAACTCGCTCGTTTTCTTATGCCGACACAATCAAGCTATAAACTGAATCACTTAGCCGAAGCGTTGTCGCTTGCGCATGATCGCCCGCACCAAGCAGATTACGACGCAGAAGCAACGGCCCAACTGCTTCTTTTTTTACTGCACAAGCTATCTCGTTTACCGCTTGTGACATTAAAACAATTACGCCGCCATAGTCAACCGTTAAAAAGCGATTTGACTGCTCTGTTAGATCAATTCATTGCCAAAAAAGAACGCTCGCTTCAAACGAATGAATCCGTCGTTGAATATGAAGGCATTGCTTTAAAAGCATGGGATTCGCCAAAACGAGTTGATCGTCATGAGCATATTCCGTCTTTTTTACAATGGTTTGAGACAAATCCATTTGTTGCGCCGTTTGAATATCGAGAAGGACAAAAACAAATGATGGACGACGTTAACTATGCGCTACAAACGTGCCAGCATGCGTTAATTGAAGCGGGAACGGGCGTCGGAAAGACGATGGCGTACTTGCTTCCGGCCGTCTTTTATGCGGTGAAGCAACAGCAACCAATCGTTGTTAGCACCTATACGCTCCAGCTACAAAAACAAATGATTGAAAAAGAGTTGCCGCGCGTTGCACAGCTCGTCCCTTTCCCATTTACGACCGCTGTTTTAAAAGGGAAGCGAAACTATATGAGCGTGCGAAAATTTGCTCGCACGTTAAAACATATCGATACAAACTACGACATTGCGTTAACGAAATGTCAATTGCTTGTTTGGTTAACAGAAACAGAGACAGGGGATGTTGATGAACTAAACTTAACGGCAGGTGGTGCGCTATTTTGGGAAGATGTACATAGCGATGATACGAATGAAGAATACGATTTTTTCGTTCGCGCGAAAGAAAAAGCGAAACATGCACATGTCATTATTACAAACCATTCATTTGTTATGCACGATTTAACAGCGGATGAAAAATGGTTGCCACCGTATGAACAACTCATTATTGATGAAGCGCATCATTTAGAAGATGTGGCTGCCCACTTTTTCGGAAGGCACGTTTCATATGAATACATTCGTTTATTGTGGACACGAATGAACGACATCGCTATGATACACAAAATGGGGGCGCTTCGCTCGCTTTTAGGAGATGTTGAATATGAACTAAATCAACTATTTCAATCTCTGCGTCATTATGTGTTGCGTCGTCAAAAAGGAGATGGACGTATTCGTTACCGTTTCGTCCCGTGGAAAGAATACGGAAAGGAGTGGAGCGGAACGATCGAGTTGCTTATGCGCATAATGAATGACGTGCAACAGTTATCACAAATGATAAACGATATTCCAAAAGAAGATGTGAAGCCTTTTACGACGTTTATTGATACTTTACGTACGTTGCAACATTTATTAACGAGCGATGATGATGATATTGTTCGTTGGCTCGAAGTAGATGC
It encodes:
- a CDS encoding N-acetyl-alpha-D-glucosaminyl L-malate synthase BshA, whose translation is MKLKIGIVCYPSVGGSGVVATELGKMLAERGHDIHFISSSIPFRLNKVYPNIYYHEVTVNPYSVFQYPPYDLALASKIAEVAKREELDIIHAHYAVPHALCAFLAKQMVGDHLKIVTTLHGTDITVLGYDPSLSDLIKFGIEQSDVVTAVSNALAVQTYELLDVQKPIQTVYNFVDERVYSRRRNDELRRQYGIAPHEKVVIHVSNFRKVKRVCDVVRTFALVVKQVPAKLLLVGDGPEMTVVCRLVKELNLCDHVRFLGKQENLAELYSISDVKLLLSEKESFGLVLLEAMACRVPCVGTAIGGIPEVIEDGKNGFLCALGDINDAARQTLRLLTDETLRETMGKNAYEAVYEKFYSERIVAQYEHIYFQLKGEER
- a CDS encoding CCA tRNA nucleotidyltransferase — its product is MNEQFRQALSVIETLKRHGHEAYFVGGAVRDYLLQRPIGDIDIATSAHPQEVMAIFPRTVPVGIAHGTVMVIERGISYEVTTFRKEGRYEDYRRPKDVTFVRSLNEDLQRRDFTMNAIAMNEYGEIIDPFGGVEALKQRIIETVGDPAERFNEDALRMMRALRFVSQLGFSLSTETKQAIIRYGHLLQHIAVERIAVEFEKLLLGPFVSKAIALLVETNLFAYLPELATKKEELIKLSSYSLVPVDRVEAWARFAFVVHFHREQLKNWKLSNHLIRDILICLKALEHIRSLTDWTIDALYEYGPYIPHIERIRAAVYNDKPSVHSLLKQWEMLPIRNRKELAINGHDLLILFGKKGGPWLSEMIENIERAVLHRQVENEKEKLKEWAMCNQKRENNC
- a CDS encoding bifunctional biotin--[acetyl-CoA-carboxylase] synthetase/biotin operon repressor, with the translated sequence MGDVQSETRKQLLKLFTEAGETFLSGQKISEQLGCSRTAIWKHIEDLRKEGFEVEAVRKLGYRLKQMPDKLNANELQLGLKTKRFGWSVYDQESVPSTQQLAHQLAHEGAEEGTVVIAEEQTAGRGRLNRSWHSPKGTGIWMSIILRPSIPLQQAPQLTLLVAVAVAETIQEITNIVPDIKWPNDVLINGKKVVGILTELQADPDQVRAVIVGIGMNVNQKQFPNDIAPIATSLAIETGRTFHRPKVVQTLLQKLEQLYEQYLQHGFLPIKLLWEGYSVTIGQQIVARTLNGAIRGVALGITDSGTLKVQTEDGAIHYIYSADIEIKKQ
- a CDS encoding 3-methyl-2-oxobutanoate hydroxymethyltransferase, with amino-acid sequence MKTKLDFLNMKKNHEPIVMLTAYDYPSAKLAEAAGVDMILVGDSLGMVVLGYDSTIPVTVADMIHHTKAVRRGAPHTFIVTDMPFMSYSTVNDALQHAKAIMQQSGANAVKVEGAGSVLEVIAALTQSGVPVVAHLGLTPQSVGVLGGYKVQGKDAESARRLLEEAKACEQAGAIALVLECVPKQLGEAITKQLAIPTIGIGAGVGTDGQVLVYHDVLGYGVERVPKFVKQYANVQQTMQQALAEYVADVKTRQFPSDEQSFTMNEQQWLALYGGK
- a CDS encoding pantoate--beta-alanine ligase translates to MITIEKIEQMQACIMAERQKGKTIGFVPTMGYLHEGHVALLERARKENDIVVLSIFVNPLQFGPNEDFDRYPRDFEHDYKIAERAGVDIIFYPSVTEMYPHEPSVTVKVHERVDVLCGKSRPGHFDGVATVVTKLFHIVMPHRAYFGLKDAQQVAVIDGLIRDFHFPIELVAVPTVREDDGLAKSSRNVYLSEQERQEAPALYAALQKGKALIEAGERDVETVRKAIVHHIEQHTTGVIDYVEVYSYPELKPLETLQGKIILALAVRFTNARLIDNIVMNVQ
- a CDS encoding aspartate 1-decarboxylase is translated as MFRTLMNAKIHRARVTEANLNYVGSITIDEDILDAVGMVPNEKVQIVNNNNGARFETYIIPGERGSGVFCLNGAAARLVQKDDIIIVISYVLVPEEKLTSHRPKIAIMDEHNRIKELIVQEPAATVL
- a CDS encoding ATP-dependent helicase DinG → MNDRFVVVDIETTGNAPKKEDRIIQIGFVVIEGDKVKKRFSTFVQPERDIPLFIQQLTGIDHAMVHDAPPFQHIAAMLVEQWEGAYFVAHNVQFDWAFLQEEFIRSGIQPPTCRLLDTVELARFLMPTQSSYKLNHLAEALSLAHDRPHQADYDAEATAQLLLFLLHKLSRLPLVTLKQLRRHSQPLKSDLTALLDQFIAKKERSLQTNESVVEYEGIALKAWDSPKRVDRHEHIPSFLQWFETNPFVAPFEYREGQKQMMDDVNYALQTCQHALIEAGTGVGKTMAYLLPAVFYAVKQQQPIVVSTYTLQLQKQMIEKELPRVAQLVPFPFTTAVLKGKRNYMSVRKFARTLKHIDTNYDIALTKCQLLVWLTETETGDVDELNLTAGGALFWEDVHSDDTNEEYDFFVRAKEKAKHAHVIITNHSFVMHDLTADEKWLPPYEQLIIDEAHHLEDVAAHFFGRHVSYEYIRLLWTRMNDIAMIHKMGALRSLLGDVEYELNQLFQSLRHYVLRRQKGDGRIRYRFVPWKEYGKEWSGTIELLMRIMNDVQQLSQMINDIPKEDVKPFTTFIDTLRTLQHLLTSDDDDIVRWLEVDAKAAVNAVTVISQPLDLAHFFADQLFSRKRSVILTSATLTTNARFSFIIARLGLDDFYPFTRIIPSPFSYEKQAALMVPTDLPTFPSVTVEQYAEHAAQQVIRIARHTKGRMLVLFTSYELLKQTYAYAKQFNDDQFVLLAQGVSGGNAAKLTRHFQQFEQAILFGTSSFWEGIDLPGSEVTCVVIVRLPFAPPDDPVMEAKSDYIRAKGGNPFYDLSLPQAILRFKQGFGRLIRTKEDRGIIFVFDQRLLTASYSKYFLQSLPPIRVYHAPLSELLQHVNEWL